A stretch of the Uranotaenia lowii strain MFRU-FL chromosome 3, ASM2978415v1, whole genome shotgun sequence genome encodes the following:
- the LOC129754174 gene encoding DNA topoisomerase 3-beta encodes MKSALMVAEKPSLAASLANILSNGKCSSRKGSNNACSVHEWIGNFRGEQVRFKMTSVCGHVMGLEFVGKYNSWDKVDPAELFTCPTEKKESAPNLRMLYFLSQEAKGCEYLILWLDCDKEGENICFEVMSAVSGSIRNVFSNRVTFRAKFSAITEKDIKYAMENLIHPNENEAKSVDARQELDLRIGCAFTRFQTKFFQGKYADLDASLISYGPCQTPTLGFCVQRHDEIQTFKPENFWYIQVTVGENPEIKLDWSRVRIFEKEVACMFLNKVKDHKEALVESVTSKEMFKGRPQALNTVELMRAASAGLGIGPHSAMQIAEKLYTRGYISYPRTETTQYPANFDLIGVVKILQSSSEFGEEARNILHDMNSPRKGTDHGDHPPITPMKLASRSELDGGDTWRVYDYICRHFLGTISRDLKYRLTTAKFKIGSESFTNTSSVLIDPGFTKVMTWQAFSKNEIISPFTASEKVKINDVRLVESQTGPPDYLTESELISLMEKHGIGTDASIPVHINNICQRNYVTIGGGRTLTPTNLGIVLVHGYQKIDPELVLPTMRSAVEQQLNLIAHGSADFRSVLKHAVEIFRLKFLYFVQNISNMDILFEATFSSLSSSGKSMSRCGKCRRYMKYIQSKPSRLHCSQCDETYTLPTKGVVRVYRELKCPLDDFELLAWSNGAKGKSYPLCPYCYNHPPFRDMQKNSGCNSCPHPTCAHSLSSLGVSSCIECDRGVLVLDCTMSPKNWKLVCNFCDVIINCFDDAIKVNVEGDSCEECGAQQVTAIYKSEKTPFKDDITEKKGCIFCFPDFSPLVEKHKAVEMRRGQGTRGRGRSVRGRGGRSNRGRNKPPKDKMAQLAAYFV; translated from the exons atgaaaTCTGCTTTAATGGTAGCAGAAAAACCATCGCTTGCGGCTTCGCTAGCAAACATTTTGAGCAACGGAAAATGTTCATCCAGAAAAG GTTCCAATAATGCATGTTCCGTTCATGAATGGATTGGTAATTTCCGTGGGGAACAAGTTCGGTTCAAGATGACATCTGTATGCGGACATGTTATGGGGCTTGAATTCGTGGGTAAATACAATTCATGGGATAAGGTAGATCCAGCAGAATTGTTCACATGCCCAACGGAGAAAAAGGAATCGGCTCCCAACTTACGTATGCTGTACTTTCTCAGCCAAGAAGCGAAAGGTTGTGAATATCTTATACTTTGGCTCGATTGTGATAAAGAGggtgaaaatatttgtttcgaAGTAATGTCCGCAGTGTCAGGATCTATACGAAATGTGTTTTCAAATCGAGTCACATTTCGAGCGAAATTTTCGGCTATTACTGAAAAGGATATCAAATACGCAATGGAAAACCTAATTCATCCTAATGAAAATGAAGCCAAGTCTGTCGATGCTCGTCAGGAACTAGATCTGCGGATCGGTTGTGCGTTTACTCGCTTTCAAACCAAATTCTTCCAGGGAAAATATGCCGATCTCGATGCGTCTCTCATTTCTTACGGACCTTGCCAAACGCCTACATTAGGGTTTTGCGTACAGCGTCATGATGAGATACAGACCTTCAAACCAGAAAATTTCTGGTACATTCAAGTAACCGTCGGTGAAAATCCCGAGATAAAATTAGATTGGAGCAGAGTAAGAATTTTTGAGAAGGAAGTGGCATGTATGTTTCTGAACAAAGTAAAAGACCACAAGGAAGCTTT AGTTGAAAGCGTTACTTCTAAGGAGATGTTCAAAGGTAGACCGCAAGCTCTGAACACTGTTGAGTTGATGAGAGCAGCTAGCGCTGGACTCGGTATAGGTCCACATTCTGCTATGCAGATAGCGGAAAA GCTTTACACTCGAGGATATATCAGCTACCCACGAACTGAAACTACCCAGTATCCGGCTAATTTTGATCTGAT CGGAGTTGTAAAGATTCTTCAGTCATCTTCGGAATTTGGAGAAGAAGCCCGGAACATTCTGCATGACATGAATTCTCCACGAAAGGGTACTGATCATGGCGACCATCCTCCCATTACACCGATGAAGCTGGCTAGTCGCAGCGAACTAGATGGTGGTGACACGTGGCGAGTATACGACTATATTTGTCGACATTTCCTTGGCACAATATCACGCGATTTGAAATACCGACTAACAACggctaaattcaaaattggtaGCGAGTCCTTCACTAATACTTCCAGCGTATTGATCGATCCTGGTTTTACCAAAGTCATGACATGGCAGGCGTTTAGCAAGAACGAAATAATCTCTCCGTTCACTGCgagtgaaaaagttaaaataaatgacGTTCGACTAGTGGAAAGTCAAACGGGTCCGCCAGACTATTTAACTGAATCGGAACTAATTTCGTTGATGGAGAAACATGGCATTGGGACTGATGCTTCTATTCCGGTACACATAAACAACATTTGTCAGCGAAACTATGTTACGATCGGTGGAGGGCGCACTTTGACTCCAACGAATCTAGGAATCGTGCTGGTTCACGGCTATCAGAAG ATTGACCCGGAATTGGTGCTGCCTACAATGCGTTCAGCTGTTGAACAGCAATTAAATCTTATCGCTCATGGATCAGCAGATTTTCGATCTGTTCTGAAGCATGCTGTCGAGatatttcgtttgaaatttCTCTATTTTGTCCAAAATATTAGCAACATGGACATCCTGTTCGAAGCAACCTTTTCGTCGCTTTCTTCATCGGGAAAATCAATGTCTCGTTGCGGTAAATGTAGGAGATACATGAAGTACATTCAATCGAAACCGTCTAGACTGCACTGTTCCCAGTGCGACGAAACATACACTTTACCAACCAAGGGAGTGGTACGAGTCTATCGTGAACTGAAGTGTCCACTAGACGATTTCGAACTTCTAGCGTGGTCAAATGGGGCTAAGGGAAAGTCGTATCCATTGTGTCCGTATTGCTACAACCATCCACCGTTTAGGGATATGCAGAAAAACTCTGGCTGCAACAGCTGCCCACATCCGACATGTGCTCATTCGTTGTCCAGTTTGGGTGTATCGAGTTGCATAGAGTGTGACCGAGGAGTACTAGTTTTGGATTGTACAATGTCTCCCAAAAACTGGAAGCTAGTCtgcaatttttgtgatgttattATCAACTGCTTTGATGATGCCATAAAAGTCAATGTCGAAG GTGATTCGTGCGAGGAATGTGGTGCACAACAAGTGACTGCCATTTACAAATCGGAAAAAACTCCTTTCAAGGATGACATCACTGAAAAGAAAGGATGCATCTTTTGTTTCCCTGATTTCAGTCCCCtg GTTGAGAAACATAAGGCAGTTGAAATGAGACGTGGACAAGGTACTCGTGGCAGAGGACGCAGCGTTCGCGGTCGAGGCGGCCGGAGCAATCGTGGCCGGAATAAACCACCGAAGGACAAGATGGCCCAGCTGGCGGCCTATTTCGTATAA